The window CGTGCCTCGCAGATCGTGGCGGCCACGAGTTCAGACTCCGACAACGTATTCATCACCCTCTCCGCGCGTGAGAGCAACCCCAATATCCGGATTCACGCGCGGGGTGAAACCGACTCTGCGCTGCGTCGTTTGCGGCTCGCGGGTGCACACCACGTAACGTCGGCCTACCAACTGGGCGGTCTGCGCATGGCAACTTCGGTACTCAGACCTTCCGTTGTCGACTTCCTGGAGATCGCCCGCCCGCGTTTCGGCGAAGAGGTAGATCTGGAAGAAATCCGGATCGCTGATGGCTGCGAGCTTGCCGGACAGACCATCCGCGCACTCGAGAACCAGATCACGCGACTGCGCATCGTCGCGCTCAAGCGCGGCGAGGATCGCATCCAGCTCGTGCCCGACGAAGAACTGCAGGTATGTGCCGGAGATCACCTGGTCGTGATCGGCGAGCGCAATAAACTCGAGCATCTGGCCCAGCTTGCCTCGCCCTGATGCCCGCGAGTCGCAAGAGACGGATTCTCAGGTTCATGATTCTTGTCCTATGCCTGGGAACGGCCCTATAATGCAATTCGGTGTCGAACCGAGGGAGCATCATGGAGTCATGAAAAGGCCTTTCTACCGACGGGAATCCGCAATGCCACAGATCGTGATCTTGCTGCTGGTCGGGCTGCTCCTTCCATCCCTGAGCATTGCACACGGCAGCCATGACGAGCGGATCGCTGCCCACACAGATTTGATCGCCGCGGCCCCCGCGGAGGCTCGGCTACACCTGGATCGTGCAGCGGTGCATCTCGATCGCAAGGACTGGGCAGCCGCGAGGGCCGATATCGACCGCGCGGCGCAACTCGATCCGGATCTGGCAACGGTGCACTACCTGCGCGGACAGCTGCTGTCAAAACGCGGTTGGAACGCTCGAGCAGAAGTCGCATTGACCCGTTTCCTGGAAAAGGAGCCGGAGAATCCGGCGGGGCTGGCCGCACGCGCGCGCACCCGAGCGGCTCTCGGTAAAACGGCAGAGGCCGCGCGAGATTTCTCGCGCGCCATCGCCCGCGAACAGGTGGCCCGACCTGATCTCTATCTGGAACGCGCGAAAACGCTGAGCGACGCCGGAGATGCCTACCTGGAAGAGGCACTCGGCGGATTGAAACGAGGAATCCGCAAGATCGGCCCCCTCTTGACTCTGGTACTCGCAGCGGTCGAGATCGAAGTGCGAATGGGTCGTTTCGACGACGCCACCCGACGCCTGGACGCGGCAACACAAGACTTTCCCGTGCGGGTTCCCTGGCGAGTCCGCAAGGGCGAAATCCTCGAAGCCGCCGGCCGAAGCAGCGCGGCCCTGCAAGCTTACGAGAGTGCGCTCGCTGAGATCGCAGCGCTACCGACGCAGCGACAGAGCGTACCCGCCATCACGAGACTTCGTCTG of the bacterium genome contains:
- a CDS encoding tetratricopeptide repeat protein; the encoded protein is MPQIVILLLVGLLLPSLSIAHGSHDERIAAHTDLIAAAPAEARLHLDRAAVHLDRKDWAAARADIDRAAQLDPDLATVHYLRGQLLSKRGWNARAEVALTRFLEKEPENPAGLAARARTRAALGKTAEAARDFSRAIAREQVARPDLYLERAKTLSDAGDAYLEEALGGLKRGIRKIGPLLTLVLAAVEIEVRMGRFDDATRRLDAATQDFPVRVPWRVRKGEILEAAGRSSAALQAYESALAEIAALPTQRQSVPAITRLRLRALANTARIGRK